DNA from Amycolatopsis sp. DSM 110486:
TGGCGGCGATTTCGCCGGTGAGGGGGTCGACGATCTTCACGGCGCAGGCGGGCAGGGCGCGGCCGAGGGTTTCGGCGCGGTCGTCGGCGCTGTCGGCGGGGGTGGTCATGGAAATGCCGGGTGAGGCTTCGGTCTGGGCGTAGATGATGGACATCGGGACGCCCAGGGTGGCTTCGATGCGGCGGACGAGGGCGGGTGGCACGGTCGCGCCGCCGCTGAGGGCGTAGCGGACGGAGCTGAGGTCGGTCTTGGGGAAGTCGGGGTGGCCGAGCAGGGCAAGCAGCATGGTGGGCACGCCGCCGAAGACCACTCCCTTCTCCTGTTCGAGGAGGGCGAGCTGTAGTGCGGGGTCGAACCAGGGCATCAGGACTTGAGTGCCGAGGGTGGCGATCGGGGCGAGGGTGGCGAGTACGCAGCCGGCGGTGTGGAACAGGGGCATGGGGTTGACGAAGTTCTCGCCGGGTCGCATGTCCAGTGTGCGGGCGTAGGAGAGCAGGGCGTTGTTGGTGATGCCCCGGTGGTGGAGCACGGCGCCTTTGGGGGTGCCGGTGGTGCCGGAGGTGTACTGGATCTGGGCAGGGTCGCCGGGTTCGACGGTGGGCAGGGCCTGGGTGGGCAGTCCGGAGGCGCGGAAGGCGCGCCAGTCTTCGAACCGGATGGTTTCGCGCAGGTTTGGTAGGTCGTGGCGGACGTGGTCGAGGATGGCGGCCATGGGGGTGCCGCGGTATTCGCCGACGAGGAACACGCCGGAGGCGCCGGACTGGCCGAGGACGTGGCGGAGTTCGGCTTCGCGCAGGGCGGGGTTGACGGTGACGAGCGTCAGGCCGGCGAGGGCGGTGGCCATCTCGAGCAGGACCCATTCGGGGATGTTGTTGGCCCAGGCGGCCACGCGTTCGCCGGGTTCGAAGCGCCCGAGCAGGGCGCGGGCGGCGTCTTCGGCTTCGCCGAGGAGCTCGCCGTAGGTCCAGCGGCGCCGCGCTGCGGGGTCGGGCAGGCCTTCGACGAGGGCGGGTGCGTCCGGGGCTCGGTCGGCGGCTTCGCGGAGCAGGTCGCCGACGGTGAGCTCGCGGACGGCGTCGAGTTCGGTGGCGGGTGTGAACGCGGCCTTCGTCACGGGCGTCTCCCTCGCTCGGCCGGCGCGCGGCTTCGCTGCCGGCAGTCCCCCGGGGACATTCCGGACTCTAGTCCGCCGCGCGGGCCGGCGGAGCCGCTTGAAATCCCGGCGGAGCCGCGTGAATCCTCAGCGGAGCTGCTCGAGGTCCTTCGCGGCGTGCACGATTGCTTCGGCGAGGCGGCGAAGCTCGTTGGCGTCGGCGCCGTCCTGGGTGGCAGTGGCGATGTCCTCGGCGGCGCAGCGCAGCTGGAAGAGGCGGTCCTGCAGGGCGGCGATCTCGGTGTCGGAGAGCACGACGGCGTCTTCGGGCAGGCCGCTGCGTTGCAGGGCGGTGCGGCGTTCGTAGGCGCGCTGGCGGCAGGACTGCCCGCAGTAGCGGCGGCGCCGGCCGACGTTGCCGCCCTCGGGCAGGCGGCGGCCGCACCAGCCGCAGTGCTTGGGTGCGTTGCTGCGGCGCGGTACGACCAGTTCGTCGCCGGTCATCGGGTGCTCGGCCAGTTCCCTCACCCGCCAGACCCTAGCTGGCCATCGTGTTCTCATGCCGAGGCCATGCCGGTGGAGCACACTGTGGAGATGCGCCCACCGTTTCCGTATCTGGCCGATCCGCTCCCCCGTGCGTTCGCCCACCGCGGGTGGCACCTCGACGAGCTGGAGGGGATGGAGAACTCGCTGCCGGCGTTCAAGCGCGCGGTCGAGGAGGGTTACCGGTACGTCGAGACGGATGTGCACGCGACGTCGGACGGTGTGGTGGTGGTGCATCACGACGACACGCTGGACCGCACCACC
Protein-coding regions in this window:
- a CDS encoding AMP-binding protein; translation: MTKAAFTPATELDAVRELTVGDLLREAADRAPDAPALVEGLPDPAARRRWTYGELLGEAEDAARALLGRFEPGERVAAWANNIPEWVLLEMATALAGLTLVTVNPALREAELRHVLGQSGASGVFLVGEYRGTPMAAILDHVRHDLPNLRETIRFEDWRAFRASGLPTQALPTVEPGDPAQIQYTSGTTGTPKGAVLHHRGITNNALLSYARTLDMRPGENFVNPMPLFHTAGCVLATLAPIATLGTQVLMPWFDPALQLALLEQEKGVVFGGVPTMLLALLGHPDFPKTDLSSVRYALSGGATVPPALVRRIEATLGVPMSIIYAQTEASPGISMTTPADSADDRAETLGRALPACAVKIVDPLTGEIAATGETGELCTRGYHVMTGYHAMPEQTAAAIDAEGWLHTGDLARMDDRGYLTIEGRVKEMIIRGGENIYPREIEHVLLDHPAVADVAVVGIPDPEWGEQVGAFVLLRPGADAGEEELFAHVREHLAPHKTPKVWQFVTEFPLTGSGKIRKHLLREQYMATH